One genomic segment of Musa acuminata AAA Group cultivar baxijiao chromosome BXJ3-3, Cavendish_Baxijiao_AAA, whole genome shotgun sequence includes these proteins:
- the LOC135632997 gene encoding putative lipase ROG1, protein MAQGEAAPEDDGKRSSTRQWWGYTSYLRRPSCLNPAADGPTGMGSDRSVAAAVRDSGSAAEQPAPTHLVVMVNGIIGSAANWKYAAKHFAKSHPEDVVVHRSECNYSTLTFDGVDVMGERLADEVISIVANNPGLQKISFVGHSLGGLISRYAISLLYEKSIRKRSSEENGECEDHTPGTTCVDNNLKGKIAGLEPINFITFATPHLGSRLHKQIPVLRGFYALEKMAYHTCWILGRTGKHLFLKDKDNGKPPLLVQMVNDYGDLRFMSALQSFKRRVAYSNVCFDFIVGRKTSSIRRQHELPKRQDFMKNSKYRHIVYVEKPIITDVPQMNFSASTTCELNTISEMEEVMINGLNRVPWERVDVSFRKCSQRFFAHSTMQVKTYLINSHGADVIFHMIDNFLL, encoded by the exons ATGGCCCAAGGCGAAGCGGCGCCCGAGGACGACGGGAAGCGGAGCAGCACGCGGCAGTGGTGGGGGTACACCTCCTACCTTCGGCGGCCGAGTTGCCTCAACCCCGCCGCGGATGGTCCGACCGGGATGGGGAGCGATCGGAGCGTCGCGGCGGCCGTGCGGGACAGCGGGAGCGCCGCGGAGCAGCCGGCTCCCACCCATCTGGTCGTGATGGTGAATGGCATCATCGGGAG TGCTGCAAATTGGAAATACGCTGCCAAACATTTCGCGAAAAGCCATCCTGAAGACGTTGTGGTGCATC GCAGTGAATGTAATTATTCGACATTGACTTTTGATGGTGTTGATGTAATGGGTGAGAGATTAGCAGATGAG GTTATATCGATTGTTGCTAATAATCCTGGTCTTCAAAAGATTTCATTTGTTGGTCATTCACTTGGTGGCTTGATTTCAAGATATGCTATTAGTCTACTATATGAGAAGTCAATACGGAAGCGCAGTTCAGAGGAAAATGGGGAATGTGAAGACCATACTCCTGGAACCACATGTGTGGACAACAATTTAAAAGGCAAAATTGCTGGACTGGAGCCAATTAATTTTATTACTTTTGCAACACCACATCTTGGGTCAAGATTGCACAAGCAG ATCCCAGTTCTTCGTGGTTTCTATGCATTGGAAAAAATGGCATATCATACTTGTTGGATTCTCGGAAGAACAGGAAAACATCTATTTCTAAAAGACAAAGATAATGGAAAACCTCCTCTTCTTGTTCAGATGGTCAATGACTATGGAGATCTTCGATTCAT GTCTGCTCTGCAATCTTTCAAGCGTCGTGTTGCATACTCGAATGTTTGCTTTGACT TTATTGTTGGGCGGAAGACATCATCAATTCGTCGTCAACATGAGCTTCCCAAG CGCCAAGATTTTATGAAAAATAGTAAATATCGGCACATTGTATATGTCGAGAAACCAATAATTACTGATGTGCCACAGATGAATTTTTCAGCATCAACGACTTGTGAACTGAATACTATAAGTGAGATGGAAG AGGTAATGATCAATGGTCTGAACAGAGTTCCTTGGGAAAGAGTAGACGTTAGTTTCCGGAAATGTTCACAAAGATTTTTTGCTCACAGTACTATGCAG GTTAAGACCTACCTTATAAATTCCCATGGTGCAGATGTGATATTTCACATGATCGACAACTTTCTCTTGTAG
- the LOC135633601 gene encoding transcription factor bHLH18-like has product MEAQAAGWYSDVGMDESFFGQWEVMDEPTAQEVAAALGQDLQQSISSKSYDSFPSDQPPASTGRPRGALKTRSWSSCTTEQQNSALVPTASSPSILSFGNPESPTDQNNIYGCLGGVVKRKKEMDVLLHHGSKRNYDTMVGQGTTYHNKDHIMAERKRREKLNQRFIALSAIVPGLKKTDKASVLGDAIKYLKQLEEKVKVLEEQAAKRTVESAVLVKKSQLCADDDSSSCDENFEGRQCGDSLPEIEAKISEKAILVKIHCENRKGVLVKALSEIEQLHLSVVSASVMPFGTYSLDMTVMAQIEEGFDMNATDVVKKLSSAFR; this is encoded by the exons ATGGAAGCACAAGCTGCGGGATGGTATTCTGATGTG GGAATGGATGAAAGTTTCTTTGGTCAGTGGGAGGTGATGGATGAGCCCACGGCGCAAGAAGTCGCGGCGGCGCTTGGGCAAGACCTCCAACAATCCATCTCCTCGAAAAGCTACGACTCATTCCCTTCGGATCAACCACCGGCGAGCACCGGAAGACCAAGGGGAGCTCTCAAGACTCGTAGCTGGAGCTCTTGCACCACCGAGCAGCAGAACTCTGCTCTGGTCCCTACTGCCTCCTCTCCCAGCATCCTTTCCTTCGGCAATCCGGAGTCACCCACTGACCAGAACAACATCTACGGTTGTCTTGGTGGTGTGGTGAAGCGAAAGAAGGAGATGGACGTTCTCCTCCACCATGGTTCGAAGAGGAACTATGACACCATGGTCGGGCAGGGAACGACTTATCACAACAAGGATCACATCATGGCTGAGAGGAAGCGAAGGGAGAAGCTCAACCAGAGATTTATAGCTCTATCGGCCATCGTGCCTGGCCTCAAGAAG ACGGACAAGGCTTCTGTTCTTGGTGATGCTATCAAGTATCTGAAGCAACTCGAAGAGAAGGTGAAGGTCCTCGAAGAGCAGGCGGCAAAGAGGACTGTCGAGTCTGCAGTTCTCGTCAAGAAATCTCAGCTCTGTGCCGACGATGACAGCTCCTCCTgcgatgagaactttgaagggcgGCAGTGCGGTGACTCCCTCCCGGAGATCGAAGCCAAGATTTCCGAGAAGGCCATCCTCGTCAAGATTCACTGCGAGAACCGCAAAGGAGTACTGGTGAAGGCACTCTCCGAGATCGAGCAGCTGCACCTCTCTGTCGTCAGCGCAAGCGTCATGCCTTTCGGCACTTATTCTCTCGATATGACTGTGATGGCTCAG ATCGAAGAGGGGTTCGACATGAACGCGACGGACGTCGTGAAGAAGCTGAGTTCTGCTTTCAGATAG
- the LOC135632296 gene encoding pentatricopeptide repeat-containing protein At3g49710-like — protein sequence MNLLSAQLSQLQSATLRFRDLLKACIGRRDLTAGRALHALFLKSFVPPSTYLANHFVLLYSSCGQLALAHQSFDEISHPNVFSHNALLAAYARLSHPDAAHRLFLRIPFPDLVSYNTLLSAFAAADGACSLDSVRLFSHMRRLGSDADGFTLSSVISSVVDDVEQLHSLAIASGLDSYVSVNNALISSYSKGGLLNEAERVFGGMVTSRDAVSWNCMIVAYGQHRRGPKALNLFQEMMRKEFEVDMYTLASLLTAFTSVKDLDGGAQFHAQLIKTGFERNSHVGSGLIDLYSKVGQIRDAGKVFEEVDDPDLVVWNTMISGYSVNDEFSEEGIQCFREMQRAGFRPDDCSFVCAISACSNLSSPSQGKQMHGLTIKTEFPSNQISVDNALISMYSKCGNLRDAHMLFKRMPKQNVVSFNTMIGAYAQHGLGLEALVLFKEMLNLAHVPTSVTFISVLSACAHTGRVDEGWKYFNSMKQKYDIEPGEEHYSCMLDLLARAGKFDEAEGLVKRMPFDPGLIGWSTLLSACRTHGNLELGAMAAEKLLQLEPANAAAYVMLSNMYASTGRWDEFATVRKLMKDRGVRKKPGCSWIELEKKIHVFVADDVTHPRIKDICQFLEEMSKKMKLAGYVPDVRWAPIRDNITGETRAGYHSEKLAVAFGLISTAEGVPILVVKNLRICGDCHSSIKFISAITGREITVRDAHRFHCFSDGNCSCGDFW from the coding sequence ATGAACCTACTCTCGGCTCAGTTATCGCAACTCCAATCCGCCACACTCCGCTTCCGCGACCTCCTCAAAGCCTGCATCGGCCGGCGCGACCTCACCGCCGGCCGCGCCCTCCACGCCCTCTTCCTCAAGTCCTTCGTTCCCCCCTCCACCTACCTCGCCAACCACTTCGTCCTTCTCTATTCGAGCTGCGGCCAGCTCGCGCTCGCTCACCAGTCGTTCGATGAAATTTCCCACCCGAACGTCTTCTCCCACAACGCCCTCCTCGCCGCTTATGCCCGCCTGTCCCACCCCGACGCAGCTCATCGCCTCTTCCTACGGATCCCCTTCCCTGACCTCGTATCCTACAACACCCTCCTCTCTGCCTTTGCCGCTGCGGATGGCGCCTGCTCCCTCGATTCCGTCCGCCTTTTCTCACACATGCGCCGCCTTGGCTCTGATGCCGATGGCTTCACCCTCTCCTCTGTCATCTCCTCTGTCGTTGATGACGTCGAACAGTTACACTCGCTTGCAATCGCCTCGGGTCTTGACTCGTATGTATCTGTCAACAATGCTCTTATCAGCAGCTATAGTAAAGGTGGCCTCTTGAATGAAGCCGAAAGGGTTTTTGGTGGGATGGTGACCTCGCGAGATGCTGTTTCTTGGAACTGCATGATCGTGGCTTACGGGCAGCATCGGCGAGGACCGAAAGCTCTCAACTTGTTTCAGGAAATGATGAGGAAGGAATTCGAAGTCGACATGTACACGCTGGCGAGTCTGCTGACAGCATTCACATCAGTGAAGGACTTAGATGGCGGTGCACAATTCCATGCACAGCTGATCAAGACGGGTTTTGAGAGGAATTCACATGTCGGAAGTGGTCTGATTGATCTGTACTCAAAGGTCGGTCAGATACGCGACGCAGGGAAAGTTTTCGAGGAGGTTGATGATCCTGATTTGGTTGTATGGAACACTATGATCTCGGGGTACTCTGTCAATGATGAGTTCTCCGAGGAAGGTATCCAATGCTTTCGTGAGATGCAGCGAGCCGGTTTCAGGCCTGATGATTGCAGCTTTGTCTGTGCAATCAGTGCGTGCTCAAATCTGTCATCCCCATCTCAAGGGAAGCAAATGCATGGACTGACGATTAAGACCGAGTTTCCAAGCAACCAAATCTCAGTCGACAATGCACTAATTTCCATGTATTCAAAATGTGGCAATCTCAGGGATGCTCATATGCTGTTCAAGAGGATGCCCAAACAGAATGTGGTCTCGTTCAACACAATGATCGGGGCATATGCTCAGCACGGACTTGGATTAGAAGCGTTGGTTCTGTTCAAAGAGATGCTTAATTTGGCTCATGTGCCCACGAGCGTCACTTTCATTTCTGTGCTTTCCGCGTGTGCTCACACCGGAAGGGTTGATGAGGGTTGGAAGTACTTCAATTCTATGAAACAAAAGTATGATATTGAACCTGGAGAAGAGCATTACTCGTGCATGCTAGATCTTCTGGCTCGAGCTGGGAAGTTTGATGAGGCTGAGGGGCTAGTCAAGAGAATGCCATTTGATCCAGGCTTGATTGGATGGTCTACATTACTCAGTGCTTGTCGGACCCATGGAAACTTGGAGCTGGGTGCAATGGCTGCAGAGAAGCTTCTTCAGCTGGAGCCTGCTAATGCAGCTGCCTATGTGATGCTGTCAAACATGTATGCTAGCACAGGTAGATGGGATGAATTTGCGACAGTTAGAAAGCTGATGAAAGACAGAGGGGTAAGGAAGAAACCGGGTTGCAGTTGGATTGAACTGGAGAAGAAAATCCATGTGTTTGTTGCTGATGATGTTACACATCCAAGGATTAAGGATATCTGCCAGTTCTTGGAGGAGATGTCGAAGAAGATGAAGCTAGCTGGGTATGTCCCAGATGTGAGATGGGCTCCCATAAGGGATAATATTACAGGAGAGACAAGGGCTGGATACCACAGTGAGAAACTTGCTGTTGCATTCGGGTTGATCAGTACTGCCGAAGGAGTACCAATATTGGTGGTGAAGAATCTTAGAATATGTGGAGATTGCCATAGTTCGATCAAGTTTATTTCTGCAATCACCGGAAGGGAGATTACTGTGAGGGATGCACATAGGTTTCATTGTTTTAGCGATGGCAATTGCTCCTGTGGAGATTTCTGGTGA
- the LOC135633600 gene encoding leucine-rich repeat receptor-like serine/threonine-protein kinase BAM1: MASLCRHFLLLLLLILAPGKLAKVAEDATDVEALLELKAAVSDPSAALSAWNSSDGVDHCSWPGVACDPLRGSVVSLDLSGLNLSGTLSPAVGRLRHLLNLSVASNSLSGPIPADLSRLADLRHLNLSDNLLNGSFPSALAHLKNLLVLDLYNNNLTGPLPAEVAELPNLRHLHLGGNFFTGVIPPEFGGWEFLEYLAVSGNDLGGPIPPELGNLTRLRQLYAGYFNSFVGGIPPEIGRLAALVRLDMANCGLSGAIPPELGNLQNLDTLFLQVNGLAGDIPSALGRLRSLKSMDISNNALTGEIPSTFADLQNLTLLNLFRNKLQGSIPECVGDLPALEVLQLWENNFTGGIPQRLGESARLQLLDVSSNKLTGNLPPDLCSGNRLQTLIVLRNFLFGPIPETLGRCESLGRIRMGQNYLNASIPDALFSLPKLSQIELEDNRLTGGFPDTGNAAISPDLGLINLSNNRLSGPLPPSIGKYTGVQKLLLNQNQFSGRIPPEIGRLQELCKLDLSGNRFSGPIAPEISRCKLLAFVDVSRNEISGEIPPDIAGMRILNYLNLSRNHLEGSIPQSLATIQSLTAVDFSYNNLSGLVSGTGQFSYFNVSSFVGNPGLCGPYLGPCSSAIKGTGSPLAWGSLSASFKVLVVAGLLICSIAFAISAIIKAVSLKKATEARAWKLTAFQRLDFTCHDVLDCLKEENVIGKGGAGVVYKGVMPNGEQLAVKRLPAMSRGSPHDHGFSAEIQTLGRIRHRHVVRLLGFCSNHETNLLVYEYMPNGSLGEVLHGKKGGHLLWDTRYKIAVEAARGLCYLHHDCSPPILHRDVKSNNILLDSDFEAHVADFGLAKFLQDSGTSECMSAVAGSYGYIAPEYAYTLKVDEKSDVYSFGVVLLELVTGKKPVGELGDGVDIVQWVRETTDSKKEGVLQILDPRLPTVPLDEAMHVFYVAMLCVEEQSVERPTMREVVQILMDLPKGHGCDAPIKEVKEQQQQAAENSPPPDLLSI; encoded by the exons ATGGCGTCACTTTGCCGCCACTTCCTACTCTTGCTCCTCCTCATCCTTGCTCCCGGGAAACTAGCCAAGGTGGCGGAGGACGCGACGGACGTTGAGGCTCTCCTCGAACTCAAAGCTGCTGTATCAGACCCCTCCGCGGCCCTCTCAGCCTGGAACTCCTCCGACGGCGTCGACCACTGCTCCTGGCCGGGAGTCGCCTGTGACCCGCTTCGGGGCTCCGTCGTCTCCCTCGACCTCTCCGGACTCAACCTTTCCGGCACGCTTTCCCCTGCCGTCGGCCGTCTTCGTCACCTCCTCAACCTCTCCGTCGCTTCCAACTCCCTCTCCGGCCCCATCCCCGCTGACCTTTCCCGCCTCGCCGACCTCCGCCACCTTAACCTCTCCGACAACCTCCTCAACGGATCCTTTCCCTCCGCCCTCGCCCACCTGAAGAACCTCCTCGTCCTCGACCTCTACAACAACAACCTCACCGGCCCCCTCCCCGCCGAGGTCGCCGAGCTACCTAACCTCCGCCACCTCCATCTCGGCGGCAACTTCTTCACCGGTGTCATTCCCCCGGAGTTCGGCGGCTGGGAGTTCCTCGAGTACCTCGCCGTCTCCGGCAACGATCTCGGCGGCCCCATCCCGCCAGAGCTCGGCAACCTCACCCGCCTTCGACAGCTGTATGCTGGCTATTTCAACAGCTTCGTGGGCGGCATCCCACCCGAGATAGGCAGACTCGCGGCGCTCGTCCGTCTCGACATGGCCAACTGCGGCCTCAGCGGCGCGATCCCGCCCGAGCTCGGGAACCTCCAGAATCTCGACACTCTGTTCCTCCAGGTGAATGGTCTGGCCGGTGATATACCATCGGCGCTCGGCCGCTTGCGCAGCCTCAAGTCCATGGATATCTCCAACAATGCCCTCACCGGCGAGATTCCCTCCACCTTCGCCGACCTCCAGAACCTGACTCTGCTCAACCTGTTCCGCAACAAGCTCCAAGGGTCGATCCCGGAGTGCGTCGGCGACCTGCCGGCGCTGGAGGTGCTGCAGCTCTGGGAGAACAATTTCACCGGTGGGATCCCGCAACGACTCGGGGAGAGCGCTCGGCTCCAGCTCCTCGATGTATCGTCGAACAAGCTCACGGGGAACCTACCGCCGGACCTGTGCTCTGGCAACAGGCTGCAAACTCTCATTGTGCTACGGAACTTCCTCTTCGGCCCAATACCAGAGACCCTTGGCCGGTGCGAATCACTCGGTCGGATCCGTATGGGGCAAAACTACCTCAATGCATCGATCCCTGATGCTCTCTTCAGCTTGCCCAAGCTCTCGCAGATCGAGCTCGAAGACAATCGCCTCACCGGCGGGTTCCCGGACACCGGCAATGCCGCCATCTCTCCGGACCTCGGCCTGATTAACCTCTCCAACAACCGGCTCTCAGGACCACTCCCGCCATCCATCGGCAAGTACACCGGCGTCCAGAAACTCCTCTTGAACCAGAACCAGTTCTCGGGCCGTATCCCGCCGGAAATTGGGAGGCTGCAGGAGCTCTGCAAGCTGGATTTAAGCGGGAACCGGTTTTCTGGCCCGATAGCGCCGGAGATAAGCCGGTGCAAGCTCCTAGCTTTCGTGGACGTCAGCCGGAACGAGATATCCGGCGAGATCCCACCAGATATTGCCGGAATGAGGATCTTGAACTACCTCAACTTGTCTAGGAATCACCTCGAAGGGAGCATTCCGCAATCACTCGCCACGATCCAGAGCCTCACggcggtcgatttctcatataatAATCTCTCCGGCCTTGTCTCCGGCACCGGCCAGTTCAGTTACTTCAATGTGAGCTCGTTCGTCGGCAATCCCGGTCTCTGCGGTCCGTACCTCGGTCCCTGCAGCTCCGCGATTAAGGGTACCGGCTCCCCTCTTGCATGGGGATCGCTCTCGGCCTCCTTCAAGGTGCTAGTGGTTGCTGGTCTCCTCATCTGTTCCATTGCCTTCGCCATTTCCGCCATCATCAAAGCTGTGTCACTGAAGAAGGCAACCGAGGCCCGAGCGTGGAAGCTCACGGCTTTCCAGCGTCTCGACTTCACCTGTCACGATGTGCTCGACTGCCTGAAGGAGGAGAACGTCATCGGAAAAGGCGGCGCAGGCGTCGTGTACAAAGGCGTCATGCCCAATGGCGAACAGCTTGCGGTGAAGCGGCTCCCGGCGATGAGTCGGGGTTCGCCGCATGACCATGGCTTCTCGGCCGAGATACAGACCCTCGGGAGGATTCGGCATCGTCACGTTGTTAGGCTGCTGGGTTTCTGCTCCAACCACGAGACCAATCTCTTggtctacgagtacatgcccaACGGGAGCCTTGGCGAGGTCCTTCACGGGAAGAAGGGCGGCCATCTGCTTTGGGACACCCGGTACAAGATCGCCGTCGAGGCTGCAAGGGGACTCTGCTATCTCCACCATGACTGTTCGCCGCCGATCCTGCACCGCGACGTGAAGTCCAACAACATCCTTCTCGATTCAGATTTCGAAGCCCATGTCGCGGATTTCGGGCTCGCCAAGTTCTTGCAAGACTCTGGCACGTCCGAGTGCATGTCCGCCGTCGCCGGCTCCTACGGCTACATTGCTCCAG AGTATGCATACACGTTGAAGGTGGACGAGAAGAGTGATGTGTACAGCTTCGGCGTGGTGCTTCTCGAGCTGGTGACCGGAAAGAAGCCGGTGGGCGAGTTAGGCGATGGCGTCGACATCGTTCAGTGGGTTCGGGAGACGACAGACTCCAAGAAGGAAGGAGTACTTCAAATTCTGGATCCCAGGCTGCCCACAGTTCCCCTGGACGAAGCCATGCATGTCTTCTACGTCGCCATGCTGTGCGTCGAGGAACAGAGCGTGGAACGCCCGACGATGAGGGAGGTTGTTCAGATACTAATGGATCTACCAAAAGGACATGGCTGTGACGCACCCATCAAGGAAGTGAAGGAACAGCAGCAGCAGGCTGCAGAAAACTCACCACCACCGGATCTCCTCAGTATTTGA
- the LOC135633603 gene encoding uncharacterized protein LOC135633603, whose protein sequence is MLRQASSRNHGGFREKNALQIGVLVAVCLWLLYRMKCTHDQRKAYEDRFGDDERVAMFGRERLLPDTLEAALLPAEGRTHVVKHEELEKQQHEERSHEAQEQSFKGDDASSEVVHGGHEAEHEERVQAAQERSFEADDASSAVDHVVRVKESESGNILFDPAETTNSSLVHEGTVLEKRPSSRTAPGESDKQEELGMRSTDSSKDEINVRDNYTAISEDWREAERNQSTAVHPAIAVATAEPEVPWHEESDSSETTNNVESIK, encoded by the coding sequence ATGCTGAGGCAAGCGTCGAGTAGGAACCATGGGGGGTTCAGGGAGAAGAACGCGCTCCAGATCGGCGTTCTGGTCGCCGTCTGCCTCTGGCTGCTCTACCGGATGAAGTGCACTCACGACCAGAGGAAGGCATATGAGGACAGGTTCGGAGATGATGAGAGGGTCGCCATGTTCGGCAGGGAGAGGCTCCTCCCTGACACGCTCGAGGCGGCTTTGCTGCCTGCGGAAGGCAGAACACATGTGGTGAAGCATGAAGAACTCGAGAAACAACAACACGAGGAGCGATCGCATGAGGCTCAAGAACAGAGTTTTAAGGGCGACGACGCTTCCAGCGAGGTCGTGCATGGCGGCCATGAAGCAGAGCACGAAGAACGGGTGCAGGCGGCGCAAGAAAGAAGCTTCGAAGCCGATGATGCCTCCAGTGCTGTCGATCATGTCGTTCGAGTTAAAGAATCCGAATCTGGAAATATACTGTTCGATCCAGCTGAAACAACTAATTCCAGCCTTGTTCATGAAGGAACAGTGCTGGAGAAGAGGCCTTCCTCAAGAACAGCACCTGGTGAATCGGATAAGCAAGAAGAATTGGGGATGAGATCGACAGACTCGTCGAAGGATGAAATCAATGTGCGGGACAATTATACTGCAATATCTGAAGACTGGAGAGAAGCAGAGAGAAACCAGTCGACGGCGGTGCATCCAGCCATTGCTGTTGCTACAGCTGAGCCGGAAGTCCCATGGCATGAGGAGTCCGATTCATCGGAGACGACGAACAATGTAGAGAGTATCAAGTGA
- the LOC103979801 gene encoding receptor-like protein 44 — MATRPPRVAELLLLLPSLLLLLLLPQQVVSDPDDETCLSNLRSSLTDPNGGLRNWTADTFAAPCNGFTSYLEGVTCNNGRVYKLSLQGLSLGGALSTSLANCTNLQSLDLSSNALSGAIPPELASLLNLAVLNLSSNRLSGRIPPELALCSYLNVLDLHANLLTGLIPDQLGLLVRLSTFDVSDNRLEGPIPALLANRTAVGGAGAAALPRFNASSFVGNKDLYGYPLPPKRGGGLSVLAIVGIGVGSGLLSLVLSFTAVCVWLRVTEKAAPMPGEEGKISHLMPDY; from the coding sequence ATGGCGACGCGACCGCCTCGGGTGGCGGAGCTCCTACTGTTACTACCATcattgctcctcctcctcctcttgccgCAGCAGGTAGTCTCCGATCCGGACGATGAGACCTGCCTCTCCAACCTCCGCAGCTCCCTGACGGACCCAAACGGCGGCCTCCGGAACTGGACGGCGGACACCTTCGCCGCCCCCTGCAACGGCTTCACCTCCTACCTTGAGGGTGTCACCTGCAACAACGGCCGCGTGTACAAGCTCTCCCTGCAGGGCCTCTCCCTCGGCGGCGCCCTCTCCACCTCCCTCGCCAACTGCACCAACCTCCagtcgctcgacctctcctccaacGCCCTCTCCGGCGCCATCCCCCCGGAGCTCGCCTCCCTCCTCAACCTCGCCGTCCTCAACCTCTCCTCCAACCGCCTCTCCGGCCGTATCCCCCCCGAGCTCGCCCTCTGCTCCTACCTCAACGTGCTCGACCTCCACGCTAACCTCCTCACGGGGCTCATCCCCGACCAGCTTGGTCTCCTCGTCCGGCTCTCCACCTTCGACGTCTCCGACAACCGTCTCGAGGGGCCCATCCCGGCGCTGCTAGCCAACCGGACGGCGGTGGGAGGCGCCGGGGCCGCGGCTCTACCCAGGTTCAACGCCAGCTCGTTCGTCGGGAACAAGGACTTGTACGGGTACCCGCTGCCGCCAAAGCGGGGCGGCGGCCTGTCGGTTCTTGCCATTGTCGGGATCGGCGTCGGCAGCGGGCTTCTCAGCTTGGTGCTCAGCTTCACTGCCGTTTGTGTTTGGCTTCGGGTCACGGAGAAGGCCGCGCCGATGCCCGGCGAGGAGGGAAAGATATCGCACCTCATGCCCGACTACTGA